The following are encoded together in the Sulfoacidibacillus ferrooxidans genome:
- a CDS encoding protein arginine kinase — MSLSDFLSQASSKWLRDEGPESDIVISSRVRIARNLVGHVFPMIATESDKQAVLDEVERAVKQPQVEQLGRFELLKMGSLSPVEQAVLVEKHLVSPTLLESSGSAVILRDDEEMGVMVNEEDHLRLQCLLPGYQLDAAYGLAERLDDALEETLNYSFDETRGYLTACPTNVGTGMRASVMVHLPALVLTGSIQRILSAVTHVGLVVRGIYGEGTDALGNLFQISNQITLGQSEQEILSNLHGVAKQIIDHERVARQHLLLQNKDPIEDRVCRSFGILAYARQIDSKEAMQRISDVRLGIDLGIIKGVSANILKELMVATQPGFLQTYYEHEMTPGERDVKRASMIRERLRMDQV; from the coding sequence ATGTCGTTGAGCGATTTTTTGTCGCAGGCCTCTAGTAAGTGGTTGCGCGATGAGGGGCCTGAGTCAGATATTGTGATTAGTAGCCGCGTGCGCATTGCGCGAAACTTAGTGGGGCATGTGTTTCCGATGATTGCGACTGAGAGTGATAAGCAGGCGGTGTTAGATGAGGTTGAACGTGCTGTGAAGCAGCCTCAGGTGGAGCAATTAGGACGGTTTGAGTTGTTAAAGATGGGGAGTTTAAGTCCTGTAGAGCAAGCAGTGCTTGTCGAGAAGCATCTTGTGAGTCCGACGCTTTTGGAGTCTTCTGGATCAGCCGTCATTTTGCGGGATGATGAAGAGATGGGCGTGATGGTTAATGAAGAGGATCACCTGCGTTTGCAGTGCCTGCTTCCAGGCTATCAGCTTGATGCAGCGTATGGTCTTGCAGAGCGGTTAGATGATGCGCTTGAAGAAACGTTAAATTATTCATTTGATGAGACGAGAGGATATCTTACGGCTTGCCCGACCAATGTAGGCACGGGGATGCGGGCATCCGTTATGGTTCATTTACCAGCGCTTGTCCTGACAGGGAGCATCCAGCGCATCTTGTCAGCAGTGACACATGTAGGTCTTGTGGTGCGTGGGATTTATGGTGAAGGAACGGATGCGCTTGGAAATTTATTTCAAATATCTAATCAGATAACGCTTGGGCAGAGTGAACAAGAAATTTTGAGCAATTTGCACGGTGTGGCAAAGCAAATTATCGATCATGAGCGAGTGGCGCGCCAGCACTTACTTTTGCAAAATAAAGATCCAATCGAAGATCGCGTATGCCGATCATTTGGCATCTTAGCGTATGCGCGACAAATAGACTCTAAAGAAGCGATGCAGCGAATCTCTGATGTGCGTCTTGGCATCGATCTAGGGATTATCAAAGGTGTGTCCGCGAATATTTTGAAGGAACTGATGGTGGCGACGCAGCCAGGATTTTTACAAACATACTATGAACATGAAATGACGCCAGGTGAACGCGATGTGAAGCGCGCGTCAATGATTCGAGAGCGCCTACGCATGGATCAAGTCTAA
- a CDS encoding UvrB/UvrC motif-containing protein, whose protein sequence is MLCEQCGERPATVHYTEIVQGNKNEFHMCEVCASQKGQAAYQALAGAFSVNQLLSGLLHFDSTVAPRSDAPAPRCEHCGLTFAQFVKIGQFGCEHCYETFTEQLGPLLKRVQSSDHHTGKIPKRRGGAMTLRRELNQLRKELQVSVMEERFEEAAQLRDRIRGLEQHLHVEKQQEE, encoded by the coding sequence ATGCTATGTGAACAATGCGGGGAGCGGCCTGCGACGGTGCATTATACGGAGATTGTGCAAGGTAATAAGAATGAGTTTCACATGTGTGAGGTATGTGCGAGTCAAAAGGGACAGGCGGCTTATCAGGCGTTGGCTGGGGCATTTTCAGTGAATCAGTTGCTGTCGGGGTTGTTACACTTTGATTCGACAGTGGCACCGCGTTCGGATGCGCCTGCACCACGCTGTGAACATTGTGGATTGACGTTTGCGCAGTTTGTGAAGATTGGACAATTTGGCTGTGAACATTGCTATGAGACGTTTACGGAACAACTTGGGCCGCTTCTAAAGCGGGTACAAAGTTCGGATCATCATACGGGGAAAATTCCTAAACGGCGAGGTGGAGCGATGACGCTTCGCAGAGAGTTAAACCAATTGCGCAAGGAACTTCAAGTAAGCGTAATGGAAGAGCGTTTTGAGGAAGCTGCACAACTGCGTGATCGTATTCGCGGGTTAGAACAACATTTACATGTGGAAAAGCAGCAGGAGGAGTAA
- a CDS encoding CtsR family transcriptional regulator: MRSTADLIEAYLSDLIEKSANGVVEVQRNELAEVFSCVPSQINYVIATRFTLERGYIVESKRGGGGYIRIRRVATVDLHEVGQLIRNVGDRIAQREAEGILWRLETDGVLSAREACMLRTAVSREVLILPLPERDMLRARLLASMLAALYANRTGDSS, translated from the coding sequence GTGAGGAGTACAGCGGATCTCATAGAAGCCTATCTGTCCGACCTGATTGAGAAGAGTGCAAATGGTGTGGTCGAGGTGCAACGTAATGAATTGGCTGAAGTCTTTTCGTGCGTACCGTCTCAGATCAACTATGTGATTGCCACGAGATTTACATTGGAGCGTGGCTATATTGTAGAGTCAAAGCGCGGTGGCGGTGGATATATTCGCATTCGTCGCGTGGCTACTGTGGATTTGCATGAGGTTGGACAGTTGATTCGCAATGTGGGTGACCGCATTGCACAGCGCGAAGCAGAAGGTATCTTGTGGCGGCTTGAAACGGATGGTGTTCTATCGGCGCGCGAAGCATGTATGTTGCGTACGGCGGTATCGCGAGAGGTGTTAATTTTACCCTTGCCTGAACGTGATATGTTGCGGGCTCGCTTACTTGCATCGATGCTTGCAGCGCTGTATGCCAATCGAACTGGGGACTCAAGTTGA
- a CDS encoding ATP-dependent Clp protease ATP-binding subunit yields the protein MLFNRFTERAQKVLTLAHEEAVRLGHPGVGTEHILLGLVKEGEGIAAKALLSLGITGDKIQREVEKIIGRGPGNTTGTTYTPRAKKVIELSMDEARKLGHNYIGTEHILLGLIREGEGIAARVLGNLGVNLSKARQTVLQLLGADTPEANSEAGTPAASTPTLDGLARDLTVLARDSKLDPVIGRATEIERVIQVLSRRTKNNPVLIGEPGVGKTAIAEGLAQRIVSNEIPETLRNKRVMVLDMGTVVAGTKYRGEFEDRLKKIMDEIRNAGNVILFIDELHTLIGAGGAEGAIDASNILKPALARGELQCIGATTLDEYRKHIEKDAALERRFQPIKVEQPTADEAVQILYGLRDRYEAHHRVHITNEAVEAAVRLSDRYIADRFLPDKAIDLIDEAASRVRLRTYTAPPNLKDLEVRLEEIRSEKDSAIQGQEFELAASLRDKEQKLRDDLERRRLEWQQRQDSHDVAVTEDDIAEIVSTWTGIPVKKLAMAESTRLLNMEELLHERVIGQNEAVEAVSRAIRRARAGLKDPKRPIGSFIFLGPTGVGKTELARALAEAMFGDEDAMIRVDMSEFMERHTTARLVGAPPGYVGYDEGGQLTEKVRRKPYSVVLLDEIEKAHPEVFNILLQALDDGRLTDGKGRTVDFRNTVIIMTSNVGAQMIRKGGPLGFTNSQDSAYHDMKDRVLEELKKTFRPEFLNRIDDLIVFHPLEQADIAQIVTLLADELGKRLEDSGLVLTLTQEAKDFLAKEGFDPQYGARPLKRAMQRHIEDKLSEALLAGTIARGDEVRIDVDPAGGLQVERLSQPAVQS from the coding sequence ATGTTATTTAATCGATTTACAGAACGCGCACAAAAAGTGTTGACGTTAGCGCATGAAGAAGCGGTGCGCCTTGGCCATCCGGGCGTAGGTACGGAGCATATTTTGCTTGGTCTCGTAAAAGAGGGAGAAGGCATTGCGGCGAAAGCGTTACTAAGTCTTGGTATCACAGGCGATAAAATTCAACGTGAAGTTGAGAAGATTATCGGGCGTGGACCAGGCAATACGACGGGGACGACGTACACGCCACGCGCCAAAAAGGTGATCGAATTATCGATGGATGAAGCGCGCAAATTAGGTCACAATTATATTGGAACGGAGCATATTTTGCTTGGCCTTATTCGCGAAGGGGAGGGCATTGCGGCTCGCGTTCTCGGAAATCTTGGGGTCAATTTGTCTAAGGCGCGACAAACGGTGTTGCAGTTGCTCGGAGCAGATACTCCTGAGGCGAACTCAGAAGCAGGGACGCCTGCTGCAAGCACACCGACGCTCGATGGATTGGCTCGAGATTTGACAGTGTTAGCAAGGGATTCGAAGCTCGATCCTGTGATTGGTCGCGCTACAGAAATTGAACGGGTGATCCAAGTGCTGTCGCGCCGCACGAAAAATAATCCTGTGTTGATTGGTGAACCTGGGGTTGGTAAGACAGCTATTGCAGAAGGGCTTGCACAGCGCATTGTATCTAATGAGATTCCGGAGACGCTTCGCAATAAGCGTGTCATGGTGCTCGATATGGGGACGGTAGTCGCTGGCACGAAGTATCGGGGGGAATTTGAAGATCGTCTAAAGAAGATCATGGATGAGATTCGCAATGCAGGCAATGTTATTCTCTTTATTGATGAGTTGCACACATTGATCGGAGCAGGTGGAGCGGAAGGCGCGATTGATGCATCCAATATTTTAAAACCAGCACTAGCGCGTGGCGAATTGCAGTGTATCGGAGCCACGACTTTAGATGAATATCGCAAGCATATCGAGAAGGATGCTGCACTAGAAAGGCGTTTCCAACCGATCAAGGTAGAGCAACCGACAGCTGATGAGGCTGTGCAGATTCTCTATGGCCTGCGAGATCGGTATGAGGCGCATCATCGGGTGCATATTACCAATGAAGCGGTAGAAGCAGCTGTGCGGCTGTCTGATCGCTATATCGCTGATCGGTTTTTGCCAGATAAGGCGATTGATTTGATTGATGAAGCGGCGTCGCGTGTACGGTTGCGGACATATACGGCTCCGCCGAATTTGAAAGATCTCGAGGTGCGGTTAGAGGAGATTCGTTCGGAGAAAGATTCTGCGATTCAAGGTCAGGAGTTTGAATTGGCTGCTTCTTTACGCGACAAGGAACAAAAGTTGCGCGATGATCTTGAGCGCCGGCGCCTGGAGTGGCAGCAGCGGCAAGATTCACACGATGTGGCTGTAACAGAGGATGACATTGCAGAAATTGTATCAACGTGGACGGGAATACCTGTGAAGAAACTAGCTATGGCTGAGTCGACGCGTTTGCTCAATATGGAAGAATTATTGCACGAGCGTGTGATCGGTCAAAATGAGGCAGTTGAAGCGGTCAGTCGTGCGATCAGACGCGCACGCGCAGGGCTAAAGGATCCGAAGCGGCCGATTGGATCGTTTATCTTCCTTGGGCCGACAGGGGTTGGGAAAACGGAGTTGGCGCGAGCGCTTGCAGAAGCGATGTTTGGCGATGAGGACGCAATGATTCGCGTGGATATGTCGGAATTTATGGAGCGGCATACGACGGCCAGGTTAGTCGGAGCGCCTCCTGGGTATGTAGGATATGATGAGGGCGGACAGTTGACGGAGAAGGTGCGGCGCAAACCCTACTCGGTGGTGCTGTTAGACGAGATTGAAAAGGCGCACCCTGAAGTATTTAATATATTGTTACAAGCGCTCGATGATGGGCGTTTGACGGATGGCAAAGGGCGGACAGTAGATTTTCGCAACACGGTGATTATTATGACGTCCAATGTTGGGGCTCAGATGATTCGTAAAGGTGGCCCACTTGGCTTTACGAATAGCCAGGACAGTGCATATCACGATATGAAAGATCGCGTACTGGAGGAATTGAAGAAGACGTTCCGGCCGGAGTTTCTCAATCGAATTGACGATTTGATCGTGTTTCATCCGTTGGAGCAAGCGGATATTGCGCAGATTGTCACACTTCTTGCAGATGAATTAGGGAAACGACTTGAAGATTCTGGGTTGGTCCTTACTTTGACACAGGAGGCAAAAGACTTCCTTGCTAAAGAGGGATTTGATCCCCAATATGGTGCGCGTCCGCTAAAACGTGCGATGCAGCGGCATATTGAAGATAAATTGTCAGAAGCACTGCTCGCAGGAACCATTGCGCGCGGCGATGAAGTCAGAATTGACGTCGATCCAGCAGGCGGTTTACAAGTGGAACGGTTATCGCAACCTGCAGTGCAGTCTTAA